The following proteins are encoded in a genomic region of Flammeovirga pectinis:
- a CDS encoding FtsL-like putative cell division protein — MKTNTYKTIQENPIEEKKISENKWVKRLPKWKFLSNDFEDDNSQYVQKVIFITLVGILYISNSFQAEKSEIRINKLEKSVEKLRVEYSTLKYDFINESKRSQIEERVAPLGLVPPETAPIVITVPNLEDN, encoded by the coding sequence ATGAAAACAAATACGTATAAAACAATACAAGAAAATCCCATAGAGGAAAAAAAAATTTCTGAAAATAAATGGGTAAAACGACTTCCAAAATGGAAGTTTTTATCCAATGATTTTGAGGATGACAATAGCCAATATGTCCAAAAGGTTATTTTCATTACCCTTGTTGGTATTCTGTATATTTCTAATAGTTTTCAAGCAGAGAAATCTGAAATTAGAATCAACAAACTAGAAAAGTCTGTAGAAAAACTACGTGTAGAATACAGTACTTTAAAGTATGATTTTATTAATGAAAGTAAGCGTTCACAAATAGAAGAACGTGTTGCCCCCTTAGGACTTGTTCCCCCAGAAACTGCTCCTATTGTAATTACTGTTCCAAATTTAGAAGATAATTAA
- a CDS encoding penicillin-binding protein, translating to MGIRNSILLRVRFAFLLIVVIATAIIVRISDLQFVERDKWEKAGNANRVKIRRVDATRGNILADDGSLLATSIPFYKLAFDPCVSSDSIFNSGVDSLSQLLSRYFKEKSASQYDSLLRTARKKKRRYLILSHKLVKHQDKKHIDNWPIFREGRHNGGLIFSKYEKRFKPFDDLARRTIGFISKDEEAQYTGRGLEFSFNNDLAGVDGEALFQRVSGNQWKPLDDGAQVRAENGLDIQTTINMDFEEHAHNVLEKALIKHEANFGTVLLMEVKTGQIKAIVNLGRTSEGKYIEDFNYAIQGVMEPGSTFKSASMLALLEEFDLNVKDSVNAGDGKYMFYDECIMTDSHYNGFGMLSVDEVIEKSSNIGISKLIFKNFRSNPERFFKYLDRFNLTSTIGFQMEGEGKPYISRPGDPNWSGCSLPWISIGYEVETSPLQMLTFYNAIANNGKMVAPRIVKKILRGNEVISEAGVKTIRKSISSERSLKALQGMLRKVVQTGTAKKINNNEFAISGKTGTTQKLKNGKYTKNYYTSFVGYFPSEAPTYSMIVAIDEPKGANQYGGDVCAPVFLDIAEVVYSRTTERDIHYINNENESAFPYIKAGNYNDLLLLSDAFDIQQVSENTTQWVRTRVKGDTIAWVNASVKKGLMPDVRGMTLRDAMYLIENEGATVHPLGNGRVVTQSISPGSRVNSRTNVYLKLK from the coding sequence ATGGGAATTAGAAATTCCATATTACTCCGTGTTCGCTTTGCATTTTTACTTATTGTTGTTATTGCAACAGCAATAATTGTAAGAATATCAGATTTACAATTTGTAGAGAGAGATAAGTGGGAAAAGGCAGGAAATGCCAATAGAGTAAAAATAAGAAGAGTTGATGCAACAAGAGGTAATATATTAGCAGATGATGGAAGTTTACTTGCTACCTCTATTCCTTTCTATAAATTAGCTTTTGACCCTTGCGTTTCATCAGACAGTATTTTTAATAGCGGAGTTGATTCTCTTAGCCAATTATTATCAAGATATTTTAAAGAAAAATCTGCAAGTCAATACGATAGTTTACTTAGAACAGCTCGAAAGAAAAAAAGAAGGTATCTTATACTTAGTCACAAGTTGGTTAAGCATCAAGATAAAAAACATATTGACAATTGGCCGATCTTTAGAGAAGGTCGACATAATGGAGGTTTAATCTTTTCAAAATATGAAAAAAGATTTAAACCTTTTGATGATTTAGCCCGAAGAACAATTGGATTTATTAGTAAAGACGAAGAAGCCCAATACACGGGTAGAGGGTTAGAATTTAGTTTTAATAATGATTTAGCTGGTGTTGACGGAGAAGCACTCTTCCAAAGAGTATCTGGCAACCAATGGAAACCTTTAGATGATGGTGCTCAAGTTAGGGCAGAAAATGGTCTTGATATTCAGACTACCATCAATATGGATTTTGAAGAACACGCACATAATGTTTTAGAAAAGGCTTTAATTAAACATGAAGCAAATTTTGGAACTGTTCTTTTAATGGAAGTAAAAACAGGTCAGATTAAAGCCATTGTTAACTTAGGTAGAACTTCTGAAGGAAAATACATAGAAGATTTTAATTATGCTATCCAAGGAGTAATGGAACCTGGCTCAACGTTTAAAAGTGCATCTATGCTTGCTTTATTAGAAGAGTTTGATTTAAACGTTAAAGATTCTGTAAATGCAGGTGACGGTAAATATATGTTCTATGATGAATGTATTATGACTGACTCTCATTATAATGGTTTCGGTATGTTATCCGTAGATGAAGTAATTGAAAAATCATCAAACATTGGTATTTCAAAATTGATATTTAAAAACTTTAGAAGTAACCCTGAAAGATTCTTTAAATATCTAGATCGTTTTAATTTAACTTCCACTATTGGTTTCCAAATGGAAGGAGAAGGAAAACCATACATTAGTAGACCGGGTGACCCGAACTGGTCGGGATGTTCTTTACCATGGATTTCTATTGGATACGAAGTAGAAACATCTCCACTACAAATGCTGACCTTCTATAACGCTATAGCCAATAATGGTAAAATGGTTGCCCCTAGAATTGTTAAGAAAATTCTTAGAGGAAATGAAGTTATTAGTGAAGCAGGAGTTAAAACCATTCGAAAAAGTATTAGTTCTGAACGTTCTTTAAAAGCACTACAAGGTATGCTTAGAAAAGTTGTTCAAACAGGTACCGCTAAAAAAATTAATAATAATGAGTTTGCTATTTCTGGTAAAACAGGAACTACTCAAAAATTAAAAAACGGTAAATACACAAAAAATTACTATACCTCTTTTGTTGGTTACTTTCCTTCTGAAGCCCCTACCTATTCTATGATAGTAGCAATCGATGAGCCAAAAGGTGCCAACCAATATGGTGGAGACGTTTGTGCTCCCGTATTTTTAGATATTGCAGAAGTTGTTTATTCTAGAACAACAGAACGTGATATTCATTATATCAATAATGAAAATGAATCTGCTTTCCCATACATCAAAGCGGGTAATTATAATGATTTACTTTTACTTTCTGACGCTTTTGATATTCAACAAGTATCAGAAAATACTACCCAATGGGTAAGAACAAGAGTTAAGGGAGATACTATTGCTTGGGTAAATGCTTCTGTTAAAAAAGGCCTTATGCCAGATGTTAGAGGTATGACACTAAGAGATGCAATGTATTTAATAGAAAATGAAGGTGCTACTGTACATCCTTTAGGGAATGGTAGAGTTGTTACACAATCAATTTCTCCAGGAAGCCGTGTGAATAGTAGAACAAATGTCTATTTAAAACTGAAATAA
- a CDS encoding UDP-N-acetylmuramoyl-L-alanyl-D-glutamate--2,6-diaminopimelate ligase — protein MKGQKEIAQLLKGLEYELIQGDLSQKVSDVQLDSRKLTEDSLFIAIKGTALDAHKFIPKAIELGAKSIILEDTPSQFVEGITYIKINTTSQAAGIIAANFYDNPSEKVKVVAVTGTNGKTTVVTLLQNLFIKLGYNTGALTTIENKINDEIIPTKLTTPDPVTLQFLLSEMVKKNCSYCFMEASSHAIVQGRLQGINLEGALFSNISHDHLDYHGTMKEYINAKKRLFDTLPKKAFALVNIDDKRGNVMLQNCRAKHYSFGLHSMANFKGKLIDNTFEGIQMDINGHDAWFQLIGSFNAYNVISAYATAICLGEDEFTTLQALSELKPAKGRFEQIVSKNNIRGIIDYAHTPDALENVLETIRDIREEGERIITVIGCGGDRDTSKRPIMAKTAAMLSEEVILTSDNPRTEKPEDILDEMEDGISPTQARRTQLILDRKEAILKAVEIAEPRDIILLAGKGHETYQEINGVRHHFDDKEELFKAFN, from the coding sequence GTGAAAGGACAAAAAGAAATAGCTCAGTTATTAAAAGGTTTGGAATATGAATTGATACAAGGAGATTTATCTCAAAAAGTATCAGATGTCCAACTAGATTCAAGAAAATTAACTGAGGATAGCTTATTTATTGCTATCAAAGGTACTGCATTAGATGCTCACAAATTTATACCTAAAGCCATTGAGTTAGGAGCTAAATCTATTATTTTAGAAGATACTCCAAGTCAATTTGTAGAAGGTATTACATATATCAAGATAAATACTACATCTCAGGCCGCTGGTATAATTGCGGCCAACTTTTATGACAACCCATCAGAAAAAGTTAAAGTTGTAGCTGTTACAGGAACAAATGGTAAGACAACTGTTGTTACTCTCCTTCAAAATCTCTTTATAAAACTAGGTTATAATACAGGAGCTTTAACTACAATTGAGAATAAAATCAATGATGAAATTATTCCAACAAAACTTACTACTCCAGACCCTGTAACATTACAATTCCTTTTATCTGAAATGGTAAAAAAGAATTGTTCTTATTGCTTTATGGAAGCAAGTTCGCACGCAATTGTGCAAGGACGACTACAAGGAATTAATTTAGAAGGTGCATTATTTTCAAACATCAGTCATGATCATCTCGATTATCATGGTACAATGAAAGAATATATTAATGCCAAGAAACGTCTTTTTGATACTCTCCCTAAAAAAGCTTTTGCTTTAGTGAATATTGATGACAAAAGAGGAAATGTTATGCTTCAAAATTGCAGAGCAAAACATTATTCTTTTGGGTTACATAGTATGGCTAATTTCAAAGGTAAACTTATTGATAATACTTTTGAGGGAATTCAAATGGATATCAATGGACATGATGCATGGTTCCAATTAATTGGTTCTTTTAATGCTTACAATGTAATTTCTGCTTATGCCACTGCTATTTGCTTAGGTGAAGATGAGTTTACAACATTACAGGCTTTATCAGAATTAAAACCTGCAAAAGGACGTTTTGAACAAATTGTTTCTAAAAATAATATTCGTGGTATTATAGATTATGCTCACACTCCTGATGCTCTTGAAAATGTTTTAGAAACAATAAGAGATATTAGAGAAGAAGGAGAGAGAATAATTACTGTAATTGGTTGCGGTGGAGATAGAGATACTTCTAAACGACCTATTATGGCAAAAACTGCTGCAATGCTAAGTGAAGAAGTGATCTTAACTTCTGACAACCCAAGAACGGAAAAACCTGAGGACATTTTAGATGAAATGGAAGATGGTATATCACCCACACAAGCTAGAAGAACACAACTTATTTTAGATAGAAAAGAAGCTATTCTGAAAGCTGTTGAAATTGCAGAACCTCGTGATATTATTCTATTAGCTGGAAAAGGACACGAGACTTATCAAGAAATAAATGGTGTAAGGCATCATTTTGATGATAAAGAAGAACTTTTCAAGGCTTTTAATTAA
- the mraY gene encoding phospho-N-acetylmuramoyl-pentapeptide-transferase — MLYHLFSYLHKHYDVVGTGVFQYITVRAMLATIFSMVYIAVFGQPIIRQLQKMQMGEIVRNLGLAGQMEKQGTPTMGGLIIIGAILFPVLLFADLTNVYIHLLITTLLWTGAIGFLDDYLKRIKKNKDGLSGKFKIIGQIGLGLIVGLTLLSNDDVKVRQFEESAKSKKVTELVEGVDYKDQKSLETTVPFLKHNKFDYSQVLPNKTVSHVLYVLLVIFIITAVSNGVNITDGLDGLAAGTAGIVATALAIFAYLSGNIIFSSYLDIMYIPNSGEVAIFSTALIGACIGFLWFNAYPAQVFMGDTGSLALGGVIGTLAIVLRKELMIPLMCGVFLVENLSVIIQVFYFKYTKKKYGEGKRVFLMAPLHHHYQKKEIPEPKIVTRFWIINILLVIATILTLKIR, encoded by the coding sequence ATGTTATATCATTTATTTTCATATCTACATAAACATTATGACGTTGTAGGCACAGGAGTATTTCAATATATTACTGTTAGAGCAATGCTTGCAACAATTTTTTCTATGGTCTACATTGCTGTATTTGGCCAACCAATCATTCGCCAACTACAAAAGATGCAGATGGGCGAAATTGTTAGAAATTTAGGCTTAGCGGGTCAGATGGAAAAGCAAGGAACGCCTACAATGGGTGGTCTGATTATTATTGGAGCAATATTATTTCCAGTTTTATTATTTGCTGATCTTACAAATGTATATATCCATCTCTTAATTACTACTTTACTTTGGACTGGGGCTATTGGCTTCTTGGATGATTACTTAAAACGTATCAAAAAGAACAAAGATGGTTTAAGTGGTAAATTTAAAATTATTGGTCAGATTGGTTTAGGCCTAATCGTTGGACTCACATTACTATCTAATGACGATGTTAAAGTGAGACAATTTGAAGAAAGTGCTAAATCTAAAAAAGTAACTGAACTTGTAGAAGGAGTTGATTATAAAGATCAAAAATCTTTAGAAACAACCGTTCCTTTTTTAAAGCATAATAAATTTGATTATTCTCAAGTATTACCAAATAAGACTGTTTCACATGTTCTTTATGTATTACTTGTTATTTTTATTATAACTGCAGTTTCTAATGGTGTAAATATTACTGATGGTTTAGATGGTTTAGCAGCTGGTACAGCAGGTATTGTTGCCACAGCTCTCGCTATCTTCGCCTACCTATCAGGTAACATTATTTTCTCTAGTTATTTAGATATAATGTACATTCCTAATTCTGGTGAAGTTGCTATTTTCTCTACAGCCTTAATTGGTGCTTGTATTGGCTTTTTATGGTTTAACGCTTATCCTGCTCAGGTTTTCATGGGTGATACGGGTAGTTTAGCACTTGGTGGGGTTATAGGAACTTTAGCAATTGTATTAAGAAAAGAATTGATGATTCCATTAATGTGTGGAGTCTTTTTAGTAGAAAATTTATCTGTTATAATACAGGTTTTCTATTTTAAATATACCAAGAAAAAATACGGTGAAGGAAAAAGAGTATTCCTTATGGCTCCTTTACACCACCATTACCAAAAGAAAGAAATTCCTGAACCAAAGATTGTAACTAGGTTCTGGATTATTAATATCCTTTTAGTTATTGCTACAATCCTTACGCTTAAAATTCGCTAA
- the murD gene encoding UDP-N-acetylmuramoyl-L-alanine--D-glutamate ligase — protein MTEKVLVLGAGESGVGAALLAQAKGFEVFVSDFGKISEEHKNELVVAAIPFEEGTHVNAPRKVSIVVKSPGIPDSAPIVQELRSNGAKIYSEIEFAFGYTNAKIIAITGTNGKTTTTKLIHHLLTKAGINAGLAGNIGISFAKEVLNKKHDWYVLEISSFQLDDIEHFKPNIALILNITPDHLDRYGYDIQKYADSKFRIIENMDSEGTFIYGKDDTLTNQQVNKKSIIPHSISFTLDFLKGATLEIPFGDQVYTFDNLPLKGPHNAWNMEAAILTALTVGLSPKQIQEELPSFIGEPHRLQEVALKNDITFINDSKATNVEAALFALQSFDKPIIWIAGGTDKGNDYSPLIQTVKKHVKGLVCLGVDNEKLINTFSEIIPTKETQDTGKAIELALELSDKNDIILLAPACASFDLFKNYMDRGDIFMQEVHKL, from the coding sequence ATGACAGAAAAAGTATTGGTTTTAGGAGCTGGTGAAAGTGGTGTTGGTGCTGCTCTATTGGCTCAAGCAAAAGGTTTTGAAGTTTTTGTTTCTGATTTTGGTAAAATTAGCGAGGAACATAAAAATGAACTTGTTGTAGCTGCTATTCCTTTTGAAGAAGGAACTCATGTAAATGCACCAAGAAAAGTATCAATAGTAGTCAAATCTCCGGGAATACCAGATTCTGCTCCAATAGTTCAAGAATTAAGAAGTAATGGTGCTAAAATTTATTCTGAAATTGAGTTTGCATTCGGTTATACTAATGCAAAAATTATTGCTATTACGGGTACAAACGGAAAAACTACAACAACTAAATTAATTCATCATCTGCTTACTAAAGCAGGAATTAATGCAGGTTTAGCAGGCAATATTGGTATTAGTTTCGCTAAAGAAGTTTTAAATAAAAAGCACGATTGGTATGTTCTAGAAATCAGTAGTTTTCAACTTGATGATATTGAACATTTCAAGCCTAATATTGCATTGATATTAAATATCACTCCAGATCATTTAGATAGATATGGGTATGATATTCAAAAATATGCAGATTCAAAATTCCGTATTATTGAAAATATGGACAGTGAGGGCACATTTATTTATGGTAAAGATGATACTCTTACAAATCAGCAAGTAAATAAGAAGTCAATTATTCCACATTCAATTAGCTTCACTTTAGATTTTTTAAAGGGTGCAACTTTAGAAATCCCATTTGGAGACCAAGTTTATACATTTGATAACCTTCCATTAAAAGGTCCTCATAATGCTTGGAATATGGAAGCGGCAATTCTTACGGCTTTAACAGTTGGTTTATCGCCGAAGCAAATACAAGAAGAACTTCCTTCATTTATTGGCGAGCCACATCGTTTACAGGAAGTTGCTCTTAAAAATGATATTACTTTTATTAATGACTCGAAAGCGACAAATGTAGAAGCTGCATTATTTGCACTTCAGAGTTTTGATAAACCTATTATTTGGATTGCAGGTGGTACTGATAAAGGAAATGATTATTCTCCTTTAATCCAAACTGTTAAGAAGCATGTAAAAGGGCTTGTATGCCTTGGTGTTGACAATGAAAAACTGATCAATACTTTTAGTGAAATTATTCCTACTAAGGAAACTCAAGATACTGGAAAAGCTATTGAATTAGCTTTAGAACTTTCTGATAAAAATGATATAATACTTTTAGCACCTGCATGTGCTAGTTTTGATCTATTTAAAAATTATATGGATCGAGGTGATATTTTTATGCAAGAAGTCCATAAATTATAA
- a CDS encoding FtsW/RodA/SpoVE family cell cycle protein gives MEKLLNKLEGDRLIWLVMITLSMFSVLVVYSATGSLAYMQANGDNEHFLLRHSSLVFIGLIGAFVCHRIDYIYYSRISRYALLLSIPLLLFTWVFGTELNSASRWISIPFINLSFQPSDLARLALIANMASMLWKRQRDIGEFNKAIVPLLIWTGIICGLIGVSDISTASLLFLTIMLQLFIGRVPIKYLFMLVVIGALAGLFVYQFGQRGGTAVSRLSSFMSETEVPYQAEQSYIAIATGGLTGKGIGESTQRNFLPHSYSDFVFAIVVEEYGLIGAIFIIGLYLTLLYRGMTIVASSQKAFGGLLAAGLTFSLILQAFVHMGVVVGLLPLTGLPLPLISMGGTSLLFTGMTVGIILSVSRSTMEESEEVRFKRVERAAKRAGQSGTNRPKNVPLN, from the coding sequence ATGGAAAAATTATTAAATAAACTTGAGGGAGACCGATTAATATGGCTAGTGATGATTACACTATCTATGTTCTCCGTACTTGTTGTTTACAGTGCCACAGGATCTCTAGCTTATATGCAAGCAAACGGAGATAATGAACACTTTTTATTAAGACACTCTAGTTTGGTTTTTATAGGTCTAATTGGTGCTTTTGTATGTCACAGGATAGATTACATTTACTACTCTAGAATATCACGATATGCCTTATTATTATCAATACCACTTTTACTTTTCACATGGGTTTTTGGTACTGAACTAAATAGTGCATCACGTTGGATTAGTATTCCATTCATAAATTTATCATTTCAACCATCGGATTTAGCAAGACTTGCACTTATTGCCAATATGGCATCCATGTTATGGAAACGCCAAAGAGATATTGGTGAGTTTAATAAGGCAATTGTTCCTTTACTTATATGGACAGGTATAATTTGTGGTTTAATTGGAGTATCTGATATTTCAACTGCATCTCTCCTTTTTCTAACCATAATGCTTCAACTTTTTATTGGTAGAGTTCCCATAAAGTATTTATTTATGCTTGTGGTTATTGGTGCTTTGGCTGGTTTATTCGTGTATCAATTTGGACAAAGAGGTGGTACAGCAGTCAGCCGTTTGTCTTCTTTTATGAGTGAAACCGAAGTCCCTTACCAAGCTGAACAATCTTATATTGCTATTGCAACTGGAGGGTTAACAGGAAAAGGAATTGGAGAAAGCACACAAAGAAACTTTCTACCTCACTCCTATTCTGATTTTGTTTTTGCGATTGTTGTAGAAGAATATGGTTTAATAGGTGCAATTTTCATCATTGGTTTGTACCTCACATTACTATATCGGGGAATGACCATTGTGGCCAGTAGCCAGAAGGCATTTGGAGGTTTACTTGCCGCAGGATTAACCTTTAGTCTAATTTTACAAGCCTTTGTACATATGGGGGTTGTTGTTGGTTTATTACCTTTAACGGGTCTGCCATTACCTCTTATAAGCATGGGTGGTACTTCTCTTTTATTTACGGGTATGACAGTAGGAATTATTCTTAGTGTAAGTAGATCTACAATGGAGGAGTCTGAAGAAGTGAGATTTAAAAGAGTAGAAAGAGCGGCTAAAAGAGCTGGACAAAGTGGTACTAACCGCCCTAAGAATGTACCTTTAAACTAA
- a CDS encoding cytochrome-c peroxidase: MPSKIKSLLIVFLFFLSCTEEPSSEQNSAYPLDIPSHFGKQYILPETNPLTVKGVELGRMLFYDKQLSRDHTISCGSCHIQEKAFTDGLAKAEGIHGLIGDFSSMSTTNLMWNSHFFWDGRAASIEEQALDPIENPLEMDLTLEEAVDRISIDDKYTNLFKLAFGSSEVTADRIGKAIAQFERTLISSNSKYDQYIKGSYQLTAEEKLGMDLFLTHPIAGELRGGNCGDCHLGVLTSGDPLSFRGFHNNGLDDDTTIKEGLMAVTKNRFDEGKFKAPTLRNIALTAPYMHDGRFSTLEEVLEHYDQHIKNSYTLDPLISEASNEPIFPGDPIKLHLTTTEKEAIITFLHMLTDNDFITNPAFSDPFKD; encoded by the coding sequence ATGCCTTCAAAAATCAAATCATTATTAATTGTATTTCTGTTCTTTCTAAGTTGTACTGAAGAACCTTCTTCGGAACAGAATAGTGCATACCCTTTAGATATTCCGTCTCACTTTGGAAAACAATATATTCTTCCTGAAACAAACCCTTTAACTGTAAAAGGAGTTGAATTAGGGCGTATGTTATTTTATGACAAACAGCTTTCTAGAGATCACACTATTTCTTGTGGTAGCTGTCATATTCAAGAAAAAGCATTTACAGATGGATTAGCTAAAGCAGAAGGAATACATGGACTTATTGGTGATTTTAGTAGTATGTCTACCACAAATTTAATGTGGAATAGTCATTTTTTTTGGGATGGAAGAGCTGCTAGTATTGAAGAACAAGCCCTCGATCCGATTGAGAATCCACTAGAGATGGATTTGACACTAGAAGAAGCTGTTGATAGAATAAGTATTGATGACAAATACACCAATTTATTTAAACTTGCTTTTGGCTCGTCTGAAGTAACAGCTGATAGAATTGGAAAAGCAATTGCACAATTTGAAAGAACATTAATTTCTTCTAATTCAAAATATGATCAATATATAAAAGGAAGTTATCAACTTACTGCAGAAGAAAAATTGGGTATGGATTTATTTCTAACACATCCAATTGCAGGAGAACTAAGAGGTGGTAACTGTGGTGATTGTCACTTGGGAGTTTTAACTTCAGGAGACCCTTTAAGTTTTAGAGGGTTTCATAATAACGGTCTTGATGATGATACTACCATCAAAGAAGGTTTAATGGCTGTTACAAAGAATAGGTTTGATGAAGGAAAATTTAAGGCTCCAACACTTAGAAACATTGCTTTAACTGCACCATATATGCATGATGGAAGATTTTCTACTCTAGAAGAAGTTTTAGAACATTATGATCAGCATATAAAAAACAGCTACACTTTAGATCCCTTAATTAGTGAAGCGAGTAATGAACCAATCTTTCCTGGTGATCCTATAAAATTACATTTAACAACGACAGAAAAAGAAGCAATCATTACTTTTCTACATATGTTAACTGATAATGATTTTATTACAAATCCAGCATTCTCAGATCCTTTCAAAGATTAA
- a CDS encoding PhnA domain-containing protein has translation MSLEKDLQKRSGSVCELCSSTENLSPFAVAPKSSKDAADNAYLCSTCQEQIEDASKMDSNHWRCLNESMWNENTAVQVLAWRMLSRLKSEGWPQDLIDMMYFDEDTQAWAEATGEGVDESEKVVHRDANGAILQNGDSVVLIKDLKVKGSSMVAKQGAAVRNITLVHDNAEHIEGRVNSQHIVILTKYVKKTS, from the coding sequence ATGAGTCTAGAAAAAGATCTCCAAAAAAGAAGTGGTTCTGTTTGTGAACTTTGTAGTTCTACAGAAAACTTATCTCCTTTTGCAGTTGCTCCAAAAAGCTCTAAAGATGCTGCTGATAATGCATACTTATGTTCAACTTGTCAAGAACAAATTGAAGATGCTAGCAAAATGGATTCAAACCATTGGAGATGCCTTAATGAGAGTATGTGGAATGAAAATACTGCTGTTCAAGTTTTAGCGTGGCGTATGCTATCTCGCTTAAAATCTGAAGGGTGGCCTCAAGATCTTATTGACATGATGTATTTTGATGAAGATACACAAGCATGGGCAGAAGCAACAGGAGAAGGTGTTGATGAAAGTGAAAAAGTAGTTCACAGAGATGCGAATGGTGCAATTCTTCAGAATGGAGATTCGGTAGTTTTAATCAAAGACTTGAAAGTAAAGGGATCTAGTATGGTCGCAAAACAAGGTGCTGCAGTTAGAAATATCACTTTAGTACATGATAACGCTGAACATATTGAAGGGAGAGTTAATAGTCAACATATTGTTATTTTAACTAAGTACGTTAAAAAGACTTCTTAA
- a CDS encoding sterol desaturase family protein: MQALIDYFSTMPSLHRTILLVGGITFFWMLEGIFPLFQFKNIKWKHALTNIFFTLTTAIVNLSLAFVMVKISDWCVAHHFGFMQWTDQFPLAITLIVGLMLFDLISAYSIHYLNHNVKWFWLFHIIHHTDRNVDTTTANRHHPGESILRLMATIAGVFLIGVPIWMIFLYQSLSVVLSQFNHANIVLPNKLDCILSLVIVTPNMHHVHHHFQQPLTDTNYGNIFSVWDRLFGTYVEFDNKKLVYGIDTHMAPEENGHIGSLLKIPFQQYRDIQKMSEEKRSTTEE; this comes from the coding sequence ATGCAAGCACTCATTGATTATTTTTCTACGATGCCTTCTTTACACAGAACTATTTTATTGGTTGGTGGAATCACCTTTTTTTGGATGCTTGAAGGAATATTTCCATTATTCCAGTTTAAGAATATTAAATGGAAACATGCACTAACTAATATTTTCTTTACACTAACTACTGCAATAGTAAATTTATCTTTAGCTTTTGTAATGGTTAAAATTTCTGATTGGTGTGTTGCTCATCATTTTGGGTTTATGCAATGGACAGATCAATTTCCTCTCGCTATTACACTAATTGTAGGTTTAATGCTTTTCGATTTAATTAGTGCATACAGTATTCATTATCTAAACCATAATGTAAAGTGGTTTTGGCTTTTTCATATAATTCATCATACAGATAGAAATGTAGATACAACTACTGCAAATAGACATCATCCTGGAGAATCTATTTTAAGATTAATGGCAACCATTGCTGGCGTTTTTTTAATTGGAGTTCCCATCTGGATGATCTTTTTATATCAATCTTTATCGGTGGTACTATCACAGTTTAATCATGCAAATATTGTATTGCCAAATAAATTAGACTGTATTTTAAGTTTAGTAATTGTTACACCAAACATGCATCATGTACATCATCATTTCCAACAACCATTAACAGATACAAATTATGGTAATATTTTTTCTGTTTGGGATAGGCTATTTGGTACCTATGTAGAATTTGATAATAAGAAATTAGTCTACGGCATAGATACACATATGGCTCCAGAAGAGAATGGACATATTGGTAGCCTATTAAAAATTCCTTTTCAACAATACAGAGATATTCAAAAAATGAGTGAAGAGAAACGATCGACTACTGAGGAGTAG